A genomic window from Synechococcus sp. CBW1107 includes:
- a CDS encoding metallophosphoesterase: MSTGAHPLRVLQLSDPHLLRQGRGRYRGRTPLAQLRHGLEQALAALGDAPDLLLISGDLCQDESWGGYVQLRELLTASGLPLALLPGNHDHPALLQAALGRHAVLAPAELRLGPWRLLLLSSHRSGDMGGWLGSRQRDWLRQRLRQECSPALVVVHHPPLPIGDPGFDSIRLRDGAELAGILLATSSARLLLCGHVHQHWQGLLGGQDRQGIPVLACPSTLCSFGAVQPCPMGRPEDPGGRLLELYDDGRWSQRLLRWSPWPEPAATGCAT, translated from the coding sequence GTGTCCACAGGCGCTCATCCGCTCAGGGTTCTGCAGCTCAGTGATCCCCATCTGCTCCGTCAGGGGCGGGGCCGCTACAGGGGACGCACCCCTCTGGCTCAGCTGCGCCATGGCCTCGAGCAGGCCCTGGCCGCCCTTGGGGATGCCCCGGACCTGCTGCTGATCAGCGGTGATCTCTGTCAGGACGAGAGCTGGGGAGGCTATGTGCAGCTCCGAGAGCTGCTTACCGCTTCCGGGCTGCCCCTGGCGCTGCTGCCGGGAAATCACGATCACCCCGCCCTGCTGCAGGCGGCCCTTGGGCGCCATGCCGTGCTGGCGCCCGCTGAACTGCGGCTGGGCCCCTGGCGTCTGCTGCTGCTCTCCAGTCACCGCAGCGGGGACATGGGCGGCTGGCTCGGCTCCCGCCAACGGGACTGGCTGCGGCAGCGTCTGCGGCAGGAGTGCTCCCCCGCCCTGGTGGTGGTTCATCACCCGCCCTTGCCGATCGGCGATCCAGGCTTCGATTCCATCCGTCTGCGCGATGGCGCCGAGCTGGCCGGGATCCTCCTGGCGACGTCCTCCGCCCGGCTGCTGCTCTGCGGCCATGTCCATCAGCACTGGCAGGGACTTCTGGGCGGGCAGGACCGGCAGGGCATTCCCGTCCTGGCCTGTCCTTCCACGCTCTGCAGCTTCGGGGCGGTTCAGCCCTGCCCGATGGGCCGGCCGGAGGACCCGGGCGGCCGTCTGCTGGAGCTGTATGACGACGGTCGCTGGAGCCAGCGGCTGCTGCGCTGGTCGCCCTGGCCGGAGCCAGCGGCTACCGGTTGTGCGACCTAA
- the rpsT gene encoding 30S ribosomal protein S20: MANNKSSKKRILIAERNWLQNRTYKSAVRTLMKRCFTAVSVYSQEPGEDNKTAVQASLNAAFSKIDKAVKRGVIHRNTGANQKSRLSTAVKQAIEPVAGNA, translated from the coding sequence GTGGCCAATAACAAGTCTTCGAAGAAGCGCATCCTGATTGCCGAGCGCAACTGGTTGCAGAACCGCACCTACAAGTCGGCGGTGCGCACGCTGATGAAGCGCTGCTTCACGGCTGTGAGCGTCTACAGCCAGGAGCCCGGCGAGGACAACAAGACGGCCGTTCAGGCCAGCCTCAACGCCGCCTTCAGCAAGATCGACAAGGCCGTCAAGCGCGGTGTGATCCATCGCAACACCGGCGCCAATCAGAAATCGCGGCTCAGCACCGCCGTCAAGCAGGCGATCGAGCCCGTTGCCGGCAACGCCTGA
- a CDS encoding trypsin-like peptidase domain-containing protein, translated as MCSPAHARSVVGSILAPRSFWPGHRRWLALLLVIGLILGLPSQAQALALAPELSTDVVPASASPPAAARTHNFVAEAARRASPSVVRIDTERDVPRQAFDPALLDPLLRDLFGDPAGSSRERGQGSGVVIDAGLVLTNAHVVERVDQVVITLADGRQLDGTVVGADPVTDLAVVRLEDSPRDLKAAPLGNSEALEVGDWAIALGSPYGLERTVTLGIISSLHRNINSLGFADKRLDLIQTDAAINPGNSGGPLINAAGEVIGINTLVRSGPGAGLGFAIPINLARGVADQLRTGADVVHPYLGLQLVPLTARRARENNRDPEAVLQLPERDGALVQRVLQGSPAESAGLRRGDLVVAAADQPVADPAALLQRVEASRVGEALPLKVVRGNRELQLSIRPAALPRAS; from the coding sequence ATGTGCAGTCCCGCTCACGCCCGCTCCGTCGTCGGTTCGATACTGGCTCCGCGCAGCTTCTGGCCTGGCCATCGCCGCTGGCTGGCTCTGCTGCTGGTGATCGGACTGATCCTGGGGCTGCCCTCCCAGGCCCAGGCCCTGGCCCTCGCCCCTGAACTGTCCACTGATGTCGTTCCGGCCAGCGCTTCGCCACCGGCTGCTGCTCGGACCCACAATTTCGTTGCCGAGGCGGCCCGCCGGGCCAGCCCGTCGGTGGTGCGCATCGACACTGAGCGGGACGTGCCTCGCCAGGCATTCGATCCGGCTCTGCTGGATCCTCTGCTGCGCGATCTCTTCGGTGACCCGGCGGGCAGCAGCCGTGAGCGCGGCCAGGGATCCGGTGTGGTGATCGACGCCGGGCTGGTGCTCACCAATGCCCATGTGGTCGAGAGGGTCGATCAGGTGGTGATCACCCTTGCCGATGGTCGCCAGCTCGATGGCACCGTGGTGGGCGCCGACCCTGTCACCGATCTGGCGGTGGTGCGCCTCGAGGATTCCCCCCGCGACCTCAAGGCAGCTCCCCTGGGCAATTCCGAAGCCCTGGAGGTCGGCGACTGGGCCATCGCCCTCGGAAGCCCCTATGGCCTGGAGCGCACGGTCACGCTCGGCATCATCAGCAGCCTGCACCGCAACATCAACAGCCTCGGCTTCGCCGACAAGCGGCTCGATCTGATCCAGACCGATGCGGCCATCAACCCCGGCAATTCCGGGGGGCCGCTGATCAATGCGGCCGGTGAAGTGATCGGCATCAACACCCTGGTGCGCTCCGGTCCCGGCGCCGGCCTCGGCTTCGCCATTCCGATCAATCTGGCCCGGGGTGTCGCCGATCAGCTGCGTACAGGCGCCGATGTGGTCCATCCCTATCTCGGCCTGCAGCTGGTGCCGCTCACGGCTCGCCGTGCCCGCGAGAACAACCGCGATCCTGAGGCGGTGCTGCAGTTGCCCGAGCGTGACGGCGCCCTGGTGCAGCGGGTGCTCCAGGGCAGCCCGGCGGAATCCGCCGGGCTCAGGCGTGGGGATCTGGTGGTGGCGGCGGCCGATCAACCCGTGGCCGATCCCGCTGCCCTGCTCCAGCGGGTCGAGGCCTCCCGTGTCGGCGAGGCCCTGCCCCTGAAGGTGGTGCGTGGCAACCGGGAGCTGCAGCTTTCGATCCGGCCCGCCGCCCTGCCGCGGGCGTCCTGA
- the rpoB gene encoding DNA-directed RNA polymerase subunit beta, with protein MSSAIQVAKTVTYLPDLVEVQRASFKWFLEKGLIEELDSFSPITDYTGKLELHFVGTEYRLKRPRHDVEEAKRRDATFASQMYVTCRLVNKETGEIKEQEVFIGELPLMTERGTFIINGAERVIVNQIVRSPGVYFKDEQDKNGRKTFNASLIPNRGAWLKFETDKNDLLHVRVDKTRKINAHVLMRAIGLSDNDVLDKLRHPEYYKKSIEAANDEGISSEDQALLELYKKLRPGEPPSVSGGQQLLHSRFFDPKRYDLGRVGRYKINKKLRLTIPDAVRTLTAEDVLSTIDYLINLELDVGGASLDDIDHLGNRRVRSVGELLQNQVRVGLNRLERIIKERMTVGETESLTPAQLVNPKPLVAAIKEFFGSSQLSQFMDQTNPLAELTHKRRISALGPGGLTRERAGFAVRDIHPSHYGRICPIETPEGPNAGLIGSLATHARVNEYGFIETPFWKVENGFVHKQGDPIYLSADLEDECRVAPGDVATDADGRILAELIPVRYRQDFEKVPPEQVDYVQLSPVQVISVATSLIPFLEHDDANRALMGSNMQRQAVPLLRPERPLVGTGLETQVARDSGMVPITRVNGTVTFVDATAIVIRDEQGTDHIHHLQKYQRSNQDTCLNQRPIVSQGDQVIAGQVLANGSACEGGEIALGQNVLIAYMPWEGYNYEDAILVSERLVQDDLYTSVHIEKYEIEARQTKLGPEEITREIPNVAEESLGNLDEMGIIRIGAYVESGDILVGKVTPKGESDQPPEEKLLRAIFGEKARDVRDNSLRVPSTERGRVVDVRIYTREQGDELPPGANMVVRVYVAQRRKIQVGDKMAGRHGNKGIISRILPREDMPYLPDGSPIDIVLNPLGVPSRMNVGQVFECLMGWAASHLNCRVKVVPFDEMHGNETSKNTVQKYLEEAASEPGKEWVYDPENPGKIQLIDGRTGEPFDQPVTVGYAHILKLVHLVDDKIHARSTGPYSLVTQQPLGGKAQQGGQRLGEMEVWALEAYGAAYTLQELLTVKSDDMQGRNEALNAIVKGKPIPRPGTPESFKVLMRELQSLGLDIAVYTDEGVEVDLMQDVNPRRSTPNRPTYESLGVADYDDD; from the coding sequence ATGAGCAGCGCGATTCAGGTCGCCAAGACCGTCACTTACCTGCCCGATCTGGTCGAGGTGCAGCGGGCGAGTTTCAAGTGGTTCCTGGAGAAGGGTCTGATCGAGGAGCTCGACAGCTTCTCTCCGATCACTGACTACACCGGCAAGCTTGAGCTCCATTTCGTCGGCACGGAGTACCGCCTGAAGCGGCCCCGCCACGACGTCGAGGAAGCGAAGCGCCGCGATGCCACCTTCGCTTCGCAGATGTATGTCACCTGCCGGCTGGTCAACAAGGAAACCGGTGAGATCAAGGAGCAGGAGGTCTTCATCGGCGAGCTGCCGCTGATGACCGAGCGCGGCACCTTCATCATCAACGGCGCCGAGCGGGTGATCGTCAACCAGATCGTGCGCAGCCCAGGCGTCTACTTCAAGGACGAGCAGGACAAGAACGGCCGCAAGACCTTCAACGCCAGCCTGATCCCCAACCGGGGTGCCTGGCTGAAGTTTGAAACCGACAAGAACGATCTGCTCCACGTCCGTGTCGACAAGACGCGCAAGATCAATGCCCACGTGCTGATGCGGGCGATCGGCCTCTCCGACAACGACGTGCTCGACAAGCTCCGGCACCCGGAGTACTACAAGAAGTCGATCGAAGCGGCCAACGACGAAGGCATCTCCTCGGAAGACCAGGCCCTGCTCGAGCTGTACAAGAAGCTGCGTCCCGGTGAGCCCCCCTCCGTGAGTGGCGGTCAGCAGCTGCTGCACAGCCGCTTCTTCGATCCCAAGCGCTATGACCTCGGCCGTGTGGGCCGTTACAAGATCAACAAGAAGCTGCGTCTTACCATTCCTGATGCGGTGCGCACCCTCACCGCTGAGGACGTGCTCTCCACGATCGATTACCTGATCAACCTCGAGCTCGATGTGGGCGGGGCTTCTCTCGACGACATCGATCACCTCGGCAACCGTCGGGTGCGCTCCGTCGGGGAACTGCTCCAGAACCAGGTGCGGGTGGGCCTCAACAGGCTGGAGCGGATCATCAAGGAGCGCATGACGGTAGGTGAGACCGAATCGCTCACCCCCGCGCAGCTGGTCAATCCCAAGCCCCTGGTGGCGGCGATCAAGGAGTTCTTCGGCTCCAGCCAGCTCAGTCAGTTCATGGACCAGACCAATCCCCTGGCGGAGCTGACCCACAAGCGGCGCATCAGTGCCCTCGGTCCAGGCGGCCTCACCCGTGAGCGGGCAGGTTTCGCCGTACGGGACATTCACCCGTCCCACTATGGCCGCATCTGCCCGATCGAGACTCCTGAGGGTCCCAATGCCGGTCTGATCGGTTCGCTGGCCACCCACGCCCGCGTCAATGAATACGGCTTCATCGAAACGCCCTTCTGGAAGGTGGAGAACGGTTTCGTCCACAAGCAGGGCGATCCGATCTATCTCTCCGCCGACCTCGAAGATGAGTGCCGCGTCGCCCCAGGTGATGTGGCCACCGATGCCGATGGCCGCATCCTCGCTGAGCTGATCCCCGTCCGCTATCGCCAGGACTTCGAGAAAGTGCCACCCGAGCAGGTGGATTACGTGCAGCTTTCCCCGGTGCAGGTGATCTCGGTGGCCACCTCGCTGATTCCCTTCCTTGAGCACGATGACGCCAACCGCGCCCTGATGGGCTCGAACATGCAGCGTCAGGCCGTTCCCCTGCTGCGGCCCGAGCGCCCCCTGGTGGGCACGGGCCTGGAAACCCAGGTGGCCCGCGACTCGGGCATGGTGCCGATCACCCGGGTGAACGGCACCGTCACCTTTGTGGATGCCACGGCGATTGTGATCCGCGACGAGCAGGGCACCGATCACATCCATCACCTGCAGAAGTATCAGCGCTCCAACCAGGACACCTGCCTCAACCAGCGGCCGATCGTCAGCCAGGGTGACCAGGTGATCGCCGGCCAGGTGCTGGCCAATGGTTCCGCCTGTGAGGGTGGCGAGATCGCTCTGGGTCAGAACGTGCTGATCGCCTACATGCCCTGGGAGGGTTACAACTACGAAGACGCGATCCTCGTCAGTGAGCGACTCGTTCAGGACGATCTCTATACCTCGGTGCACATCGAGAAGTATGAGATCGAGGCCCGTCAGACCAAGCTCGGGCCCGAGGAGATCACCCGTGAGATCCCGAATGTGGCTGAAGAAAGCCTGGGTAACCTCGATGAGATGGGGATCATCCGCATTGGCGCATACGTCGAATCCGGTGACATCCTGGTCGGTAAGGTCACACCCAAGGGCGAATCGGATCAGCCGCCGGAAGAGAAGCTGCTGCGGGCGATCTTCGGTGAGAAGGCCCGCGATGTGCGCGACAACTCCCTGCGGGTGCCCAGCACCGAACGTGGCCGGGTGGTGGACGTCCGCATCTACACCAGAGAGCAGGGGGATGAGCTGCCGCCGGGGGCGAACATGGTGGTGCGGGTCTATGTGGCCCAGCGGCGCAAGATCCAGGTGGGCGACAAGATGGCCGGCCGCCATGGCAACAAGGGCATCATCAGCCGCATCCTCCCCCGCGAGGACATGCCCTACCTGCCCGATGGCTCTCCGATCGACATCGTCCTCAATCCCCTGGGGGTTCCCTCCCGGATGAATGTGGGTCAGGTGTTCGAGTGCCTGATGGGCTGGGCGGCCTCGCACCTGAACTGCCGGGTCAAGGTGGTGCCGTTCGACGAGATGCACGGCAACGAAACCTCCAAGAACACCGTGCAGAAGTATCTGGAGGAGGCGGCCAGCGAGCCTGGCAAGGAGTGGGTCTACGACCCTGAGAACCCAGGCAAGATCCAGCTGATCGATGGCCGCACCGGCGAACCCTTTGATCAGCCGGTCACTGTGGGTTATGCCCACATCCTCAAGCTCGTCCACCTGGTTGACGACAAGATCCACGCCCGCTCCACCGGTCCCTACTCCCTGGTCACTCAGCAGCCCCTGGGCGGCAAGGCCCAGCAGGGCGGCCAGAGACTCGGGGAGATGGAGGTCTGGGCCCTCGAGGCCTATGGCGCGGCCTACACCCTGCAGGAACTGCTCACCGTCAAGTCCGACGACATGCAGGGCCGCAACGAGGCCCTCAACGCCATCGTCAAGGGCAAGCCGATTCCCCGTCCCGGCACCCCGGAATCCTTCAAGGTGCTGATGCGCGAATTGCAGTCGCTCGGTCTGGATATCGCCGTCTACACCGATGAGGGGGTCGAGGTTGATCTGATGCAGGACGTCAATCCCCGCCGCAGCACCCCCAACCGGCCCACTTATGAATCCCTCGGCGTCGCTGATTATGACGACGATTGA
- the rimP gene encoding ribosome maturation factor RimP: MPHPLIPDLERLVTPLAEASGLALEGVEIQAHRLPLTLVFQIRHADGRDVNLDDCAAFSGVLGEVVDASELMPQAYVLEVSSPGIGEELLDDRDFHSFRGFPVAVRFRDGQGLETTREGLLLERDEQHLQLNLRGRISRIPRPDVISVRLVTPATD; this comes from the coding sequence GTGCCCCATCCACTCATCCCCGATCTGGAGCGTCTGGTCACCCCGCTCGCCGAGGCTTCGGGCCTGGCGCTTGAGGGAGTGGAGATCCAGGCCCACCGGCTGCCGCTCACGCTGGTGTTCCAGATCCGCCACGCCGACGGACGGGACGTCAACCTGGACGACTGCGCCGCCTTCAGCGGTGTGCTCGGCGAGGTCGTCGACGCCAGCGAGCTGATGCCCCAGGCCTATGTTCTGGAAGTCAGCAGCCCTGGGATCGGCGAGGAGCTGCTCGACGACCGCGATTTCCACAGTTTTCGCGGGTTCCCCGTGGCGGTGCGCTTCCGCGATGGCCAGGGCCTGGAGACCACCCGCGAAGGCCTGCTGCTGGAGAGGGACGAGCAGCACCTCCAGCTCAATCTGCGCGGCCGCATCAGCCGGATCCCCCGTCCCGATGTGATCTCGGTCCGCCTGGTCACACCCGCCACGGACTGA
- the hisD gene encoding histidinol dehydrogenase — translation MPNTLSDPAPALALDSLDDLDAAAARLAHIAGRTSGGASQEAAASVEAILEQVKRDGDGALLELSERFDGFRPDPLRIPREELASAWKACPSDLRSALELAHRRILDFHQRQKPGDLEVTGVHGERLGRRWRPVARAGLYVPGGRASYPSTVLMNAVPARVAGVKRVVMVTPPGPQGRPDPTVLAAAHLAGVEEVYRVGGAQAIAALAYGTESIPRVDVISGPGNLYVTLAKKAVYGQVAIDSLAGPSEVLVIADQSADPDHVAADLLAQAEHDPLAAAILLTTSAALAAAVPKALEQQLRHHPRADLCRAALEDWGLIVLCPSLEDAARLSDHFAPEHLELLVERPEPLAGRIENAGAIFIGAWSPEAVGDYLAGPNHTLPTSGTARFSGALSVETFMRHTSLIAFNRQALEATGPAVITLAESEGLHSHADSVRRRLD, via the coding sequence GTGCCGAACACCCTGAGCGACCCCGCACCAGCCCTGGCCCTCGACAGCCTGGACGATCTCGATGCAGCTGCGGCCAGGCTCGCGCACATCGCCGGCCGCACCAGTGGCGGTGCCAGCCAGGAGGCGGCCGCCAGTGTGGAAGCCATCCTCGAGCAGGTGAAACGAGACGGCGATGGCGCCCTGCTGGAGCTGAGCGAACGCTTCGACGGCTTCCGGCCGGATCCCCTTCGCATTCCCCGCGAGGAGCTGGCCAGCGCCTGGAAGGCCTGCCCCTCCGACCTGCGCAGCGCCCTGGAGCTGGCCCACCGGCGCATCCTCGATTTCCATCAGCGTCAGAAGCCCGGCGACCTGGAAGTGACGGGTGTGCACGGCGAGCGCCTGGGGCGCCGCTGGCGTCCGGTGGCCAGGGCAGGGCTCTATGTGCCCGGCGGACGGGCCTCCTATCCCAGCACCGTGCTGATGAATGCCGTTCCAGCCCGGGTGGCCGGGGTCAAGCGAGTGGTGATGGTGACGCCCCCGGGTCCGCAGGGACGACCCGACCCCACGGTCCTGGCCGCCGCCCACCTGGCCGGGGTCGAGGAGGTCTACCGGGTCGGTGGGGCTCAGGCCATCGCCGCCCTGGCCTACGGCACAGAATCGATCCCCCGGGTGGATGTGATCAGCGGCCCGGGCAACCTCTACGTGACCCTGGCCAAGAAAGCCGTCTACGGCCAGGTGGCCATCGATTCCCTGGCGGGTCCCAGCGAGGTGCTGGTGATTGCCGACCAGAGCGCGGATCCTGATCACGTGGCGGCCGATCTGCTCGCCCAGGCCGAGCACGACCCCCTGGCGGCGGCCATCCTGCTCACCACCAGCGCCGCCCTGGCGGCGGCTGTGCCCAAGGCCCTGGAACAGCAGCTGCGCCACCACCCCCGGGCGGATCTCTGCCGTGCAGCCCTGGAGGACTGGGGGCTGATCGTGCTCTGCCCTTCCCTGGAAGACGCGGCCCGGTTGAGCGACCACTTCGCGCCCGAGCACCTGGAGCTGCTGGTGGAGAGGCCCGAACCCCTGGCCGGGAGGATCGAGAACGCCGGCGCGATCTTCATCGGCGCCTGGAGCCCCGAGGCGGTGGGCGACTACCTGGCCGGTCCGAACCACACCCTCCCCACCTCCGGCACCGCCCGGTTCTCCGGTGCCCTCAGTGTGGAAACGTTCATGCGTCACACCAGCCTGATCGCCTTCAACCGCCAGGCCCTCGAGGCCACCGGTCCAGCGGTGATCACCCTGGCCGAGAGCGAGGGGTTGCACAGCCACGCCGATTCCGTGCGCCGCCGGCTCGACTGA
- the rpiA gene encoding ribose-5-phosphate isomerase RpiA, producing the protein MAELQDRMKLAVATAAVDQIRDGMVLGLGSGSTAALMIQELGARLQRGQLSGITGVTTSFQGEVLAAELGIPLQSLNAVSRIDLAIDGADEVDPAFQLIKGGGACHVQEKLVARRADRFVVVVDSSKLVERLNLGFLLPVEVLPGAWRQVKAELEAMGATGDLRMAVRKAGPVVTDQGNLVLDLSFAGGIADPAALEQAINNLPGVLENGLFVGLTDQVLVGEIVDGDPRVRDLERASPSA; encoded by the coding sequence ATGGCCGAGCTGCAGGACCGGATGAAGCTGGCTGTCGCCACGGCCGCCGTCGATCAGATCCGGGACGGCATGGTGCTCGGCCTGGGCTCCGGCTCCACCGCCGCCCTGATGATCCAGGAACTCGGCGCACGCCTGCAGCGGGGTCAACTCTCCGGCATCACCGGGGTGACCACCTCGTTCCAGGGAGAGGTGCTCGCCGCTGAGCTGGGCATCCCCCTGCAGAGCCTCAATGCCGTGTCCCGCATCGACCTGGCGATCGATGGCGCCGATGAGGTCGACCCCGCCTTCCAGCTGATCAAGGGAGGTGGGGCCTGCCACGTGCAGGAAAAGCTGGTGGCCCGCAGGGCCGACCGCTTCGTGGTGGTGGTGGATTCCAGCAAACTGGTGGAGCGCCTCAACCTGGGGTTCCTCCTGCCGGTCGAAGTTCTGCCCGGGGCCTGGCGCCAGGTGAAGGCGGAGCTCGAGGCCATGGGCGCCACCGGTGACCTGCGCATGGCCGTGAGGAAGGCAGGTCCGGTGGTCACCGACCAGGGGAACCTGGTGCTCGATCTCAGCTTCGCCGGCGGCATCGCCGATCCAGCGGCCCTGGAGCAGGCGATCAACAACCTGCCGGGCGTGCTGGAGAACGGGCTGTTCGTGGGTCTCACCGACCAGGTCCTCGTGGGCGAGATCGTTGACGGGGATCCCCGGGTGCGGGATCTCGAGCGGGCCAGCCCATCAGCCTGA
- a CDS encoding TatD family hydrolase, whose protein sequence is MTVSTMPAVATALPALVDSHCHVVFSTFEADLEEVAQRWREAGVVSLLHACVEPSQIAPIRALADRFPELRYSVGVHPLDTEHWGPSTQAVLRQAALDDPRVVAIGELGLDLFRDSNLDSQLQVLGPQLDLAVELDLPVIIHCRDAAAPMLDELRQRQAEGRCPRGVMHCWGGTPEEMASFLELGLYISFSGTVTFPKAFDTHLCAQQVPADRYLVETDCPFLAPVPRRGKRNEPAYVAAVASRVAELRGEALEQVAADSTANALRLFALPRPSEPHSV, encoded by the coding sequence ATGACCGTCAGCACCATGCCTGCCGTGGCCACCGCGCTTCCGGCGCTGGTTGACTCCCACTGCCACGTGGTGTTCAGCACCTTTGAGGCCGACCTGGAGGAGGTGGCTCAGCGCTGGCGGGAAGCCGGAGTGGTGTCCCTGCTGCATGCCTGCGTGGAGCCATCCCAGATCGCTCCGATCCGGGCCCTGGCCGATCGTTTTCCGGAACTGCGCTACTCGGTGGGGGTTCACCCCCTCGACACCGAGCACTGGGGCCCCAGCACCCAGGCTGTGCTGCGCCAGGCCGCCCTCGACGACCCGAGGGTGGTGGCCATAGGTGAACTGGGTCTGGATCTCTTCCGGGATTCCAACCTCGACAGTCAGCTGCAGGTTCTTGGCCCCCAGCTCGATCTGGCCGTGGAGCTGGATCTGCCGGTCATCATTCATTGCCGCGATGCCGCTGCTCCCATGCTTGATGAGCTGCGTCAGCGGCAGGCCGAGGGACGTTGCCCCAGGGGAGTCATGCACTGCTGGGGCGGCACCCCGGAGGAGATGGCGTCGTTCCTTGAGCTGGGTCTGTACATCAGCTTCAGCGGAACGGTCACCTTCCCCAAGGCCTTCGACACCCATCTCTGTGCCCAACAGGTTCCGGCCGATCGCTACCTGGTGGAAACCGACTGCCCGTTCCTGGCACCGGTTCCCCGCCGTGGCAAGCGCAATGAACCCGCCTACGTGGCCGCCGTGGCCAGCCGTGTGGCGGAGCTCAGAGGCGAGGCCCTCGAGCAGGTGGCGGCGGACTCAACCGCGAATGCCTTACGCCTGTTTGCCCTCCCCAGACCATCCGAGCCTCATAGTGTATGA